One window of Cydia pomonella isolate Wapato2018A chromosome 7, ilCydPomo1, whole genome shotgun sequence genomic DNA carries:
- the LOC133519897 gene encoding cuticle protein 19-like yields MAFLFKSTTFLALVAVGLAAKHGGYSYNRFSGPVSGQIVEVQVPAAEGIPAQQHADYGYDHKTGQIHPDTAKYAHLKTVDYVAKPDYQYAYGVEDPHTGNLQNHKESRDGDVVHGEYSLVEPDGSVRLVRYTADPKNGFQATVHKKEGGQAQRLVHYGRPKEQDDSREY; encoded by the exons ATGGCATTTCTGTTCAAG TCAACAACGTTCCTCGCTTTGGTAGCCGTCGGGCTAGCAGCCAAGCATGGGGGTTATTCCTACAACCGTTTTAGTGGTCCCGTTAGTGGTCAGATCGTGGAGGTTCAAGTGCCAGCAGCTGAAGGGATCCCAGCTCAGCAGCATGCCGATTACGGTTACGATCACAAAACAGGTCAAATCCACCCCGATACTGCTAAATATGCCCATTTAAAAACAGTAGATTACGTG GCTAAACCCGACTACCAATACGCGTACGGAGTGGAGGACCCTCACACCGGCAACCTGCAGAACCACAAGGAGTCCCGCGACGGTGACGTCGTTCACGGCGAATACTCCCTGGTCGAGCCTGACGGTTCGGTCCGTCTGGTGAGGTACACTGCTGACCCGAAGAACGGTTTCCAG GCAACGGTGCATAAAAAGGAGGGCGGGCAAGCCCAAAGACTGGTACACTATGGCCGTCCCAAAGAACAGGatgactctcgggagtactag
- the LOC133519896 gene encoding stomatin-like — MCHALPPEECLTKDSLTLTVQAVVYYRVIDPLWSIINVADFNMSTKYLAATALRNTIGRHRLSELLVNRAEICTEVLEAMKPLTSKWGVYVIRIEMNNIAIPLQLKQAMATEAVSLRLSNANIMVAQAEIESTKSLEKATSMLMDNPLGMQLRYLQSLQSIAGDKTHSIVFPYSKDMLRSLFGNK, encoded by the exons TGTTTGACCAAGGACTCTTTAACTCTAACTGTGCAAGCGGTGGTTTACTACAGAGTAATAGACCCATTATGGTCGATAATTAACGTGGCTGATTTCAA cATGTCAACTAAGTATTTGGCAGCAACAGCTCTTCGAAATACTATTGGGAGACATAGATTGTCAGAGCTTCTCGTGAATAGAGCTGAAATATGTACTGAAGTTCTAGAGGCTATGAAACCATTAACAAGTAAATGGGGTGTTTATGTCATAAGAATTGAAAT GAACAATATAGCAATACCGCTCCAATTAAAGCAGGCTATGGCGACGGAAGCCGTGTCATTAAGACTATCCAATGCGAATATCATGGTGGCTCAGGCCGAAATAGAGTCAACCAAAAGTCTAGAAAAGGCTACGTCTATGTTGATGGACAATCCCCTTGGCATgcag ttGAGATACTTACAATCTCTCCAATCGATCGCTGGAGACAAAACTCATTCAATAGTGTTTCCGTATTCAAAAGATATGTTGCGCAGTCTGTTTGGTAATAAATAG